A genome region from Streptomyces sp. NBC_00239 includes the following:
- a CDS encoding non-ribosomal peptide synthetase — MIPLSFAQRRLWFLHRLEGPSATYNIPFVLRLDGPLDTAALAAAVTDVVTRHESLRTLVVENEDGTPEQRIVPAEEAALQFRVVDVASDAVQAATDEAACEGFDLDTELPLRTTVLRVSPQEYVLVFVIHHIAADGASMAPFMRDLLSAYAARRQGGAPQWTPLPIQYKDYTLWQREVLGDEEDPESVAAAQLDYWRKELADVPQPVQLPLDRPRPTAAAHHGGHVDFEMDADLLAGVGRLAGAHGATAPMVAQAVLAVLLHHLGAGNDLTIGSPIEGRADEQLDDLIGFFANTWVLRADLSQNPSFGDLLDQVRDRALAAYDNQDVPFERLVELLSPDRTTAYQPLFQVMLAWQFEWGQIEVPDLKITPVPAGTGTAKFDLFFNIVPAPSGGAYGRLEYATELFDHATAESLVDRYVRVLRQVVADPATRLGAVDVLTDTERTWLAKLNETAAPVQAATVHRLVAERAAQTPDATAVVCGTTALSYRELDSRAGRLAAALREHGVGPDVLVAVALPRSADLAVALLGVLKAGGAYLPVDPNYPSARVGLLLDVAEPALVLTGADAADAVAGCRPPVLHLDGLELDGPAVDAPDVRTGPDDLAYVMFTSGSTGTPKGVAITHASVVNGVRDLRRITQVEAGSRMLAATSVNFDVSVFEIFTALTTGASVEIVRDVLELAERGSWSGTTISAVPAVFSALLDQIGTGGPDSLELDVETVVFAGEALSADLVRKVRGALPGVRVVNAYGQTESFYATTYTVPQESADTGAVPVGQPLANMHTYVLGPELTPVPPGVIGELYVGGLLARGYYRNGAVTAERFVASPFGPAGARMYRTGDLAQWDENGRLKYAGRADTQVKVNGIRVEPTEIEAALAQHPAIGQAVVTVCEDPAGKTRLVGYVAPVAAADGEAGFDAGFSVADLRRFVAKRLPDYMVPALLVVLDRLPLNANGKLDRAALPEPEFPSTAYRAPRSEAERILAEVYADVLDAQQVGIDDDFFTSGGDSIRSIQVVARAKTRGVVVSTREIFENRTVARLAELVEGREEEERVVLAELPGGGVGWAPLPPTAAHVLALGGGIGRFCMSALLTLPEDIDRAGLIATLQTVLDRHDALRSRLDRTNPGLVMQEPGSVDAAALVREVRYADVDPKAELDAAADRLDPDAGVMAQFVWFTSDTEADRLLIVLNHLVVDGVSWRVLVPDLVSAWQQVRDGATAPQNAVGTSLRRWVHALADEAATPERVAELPVWQEILSGDEPVLGARDVDPAVDVTATVDTVRIQVPADVTEALLNTVPTVFRGGVDDGLLAGLALALARWRRERGVAGDSTLVRLEGHGREDHLVPGADLSGTIGWFTAMFPVRLDLAGIDVADAFAGGPAAGRAVKAVKEQLRAVPDNGMGYGLLRHLNAQTAAALAGRREPRIGFNYLGRASSADIPEELRGLGWTPDTTHRDLIAAPDDDMPVLSALEINAVATSTLAGDELTAYFGFPTGVLSRDEVTELAGLWVEALTALARHAQAPEAGGLTPSDAPLVKVGQDEIDGWEARFGKLAKVWPTTPVQSGMLFHTMLAGSSFDAYHMQLVFHLSGDVDPERMHRAGQALLGRYASLRAAFVNRADGDVVQVIPETVTLPWQHLDLRAADEAERTETFEQFLAEDRAAHFDVGTAPLIRLALVVLESGQAELVLTAHHVLIDGWSTPLLLKDLLLLYASGGDASALPATRDFGEFLTWRARQDQAESARVWAAELEGVEEPTLLAPGSESAGEDGVDQVEITLPADEARALGKRASEWGVTINTLVQGAWALLLGQLTGRQDVVFGATVSGRPPEVSDVGSMVGMFINTLPVRVEYAPGDTVGEVLNRLQSRQAGLLDHHYYGLTEIQQTTGLSSLFDTLVVFESYPVDRDGLSAATEAADGIAFTGLRACTATNYQLTLMAAVDPQLQLILQYAQSVFDRDAVEVLAARLVRVLRQLATGPGLRVADVDILEPAERDRLLAEYNDTAVPTEGATVNGLVEAQAARTPDALAVVAGDTSLSYRELDARANRLARDLAGRGVGPESVVAVSLPRTADLVVALLAVLKAGGAYLPVDPKYPSHRLAAILEEARPALVLTDSATAPVLPEHTAPDVFLDRLDLSGDDSAPAVALHADQLAYVMYTSGSTGKPKGVAITHANVVNGVQRLADRVGMAAGKRLLAGTSVNFDVSAFEIFTTLTCGGVVEVVRDVLVLGERKEGWSGGVISTVPSAFAELVDEIAGRTTVETVVFAGEALPASLVDKTRTAFPGVRIVNAYGQSESFYATTFTVTDELRDGAGSTPVGTPLGNMRAYVLGAGLTPVPPGTVGELYVGGNVGRGYHGRPELTAERFVPDPYGPAGARMYRTGDLARWNDQGRLEYVGRSDAQVKVRGFRVEPGEVEAALTAHPGIAQAAVIAHEGRGRTTGKQLVAYVVPAAGGEGTTTKELHAFVSERLPDFMVPAAFMVLDRLPLSPNGKLDRAVLPEPEFTTTAYRAPRNTREETLSKLFAEVLGVDRVGIDDGFFELGGHSLLATRLISRARAEMGIEIPIRKIFDLPTVADLAAWSEVSAAPRRPSLRSMAARKD; from the coding sequence ATGATCCCGTTGTCCTTCGCACAGCGTCGGCTGTGGTTCCTCCACCGTCTGGAAGGACCCTCCGCCACCTACAACATCCCGTTCGTCCTGCGCCTGGACGGGCCGCTCGACACCGCGGCCCTGGCCGCGGCGGTGACGGACGTCGTCACCCGGCACGAGAGCCTGCGCACCCTGGTCGTCGAGAACGAGGACGGCACCCCGGAGCAGCGCATCGTGCCTGCCGAGGAGGCGGCGCTCCAGTTCCGGGTGGTCGACGTGGCCTCGGACGCGGTGCAGGCCGCGACCGACGAGGCCGCGTGCGAAGGCTTCGACCTGGACACGGAGCTCCCGCTGCGCACCACGGTCCTGCGGGTCTCCCCGCAGGAGTACGTGCTGGTGTTCGTGATCCACCACATCGCCGCGGACGGGGCGTCGATGGCGCCCTTCATGCGGGACCTGCTGTCGGCCTACGCCGCCCGCCGCCAGGGCGGCGCACCGCAGTGGACCCCGCTTCCGATCCAGTACAAGGACTACACGCTGTGGCAGCGCGAGGTCCTCGGTGACGAGGAGGACCCCGAGAGCGTCGCCGCGGCGCAGCTGGACTACTGGCGCAAGGAACTCGCCGACGTCCCGCAGCCGGTCCAGCTCCCGCTGGACCGGCCGCGGCCGACGGCTGCCGCCCACCACGGCGGCCACGTCGACTTCGAGATGGACGCCGACCTCCTGGCCGGCGTCGGCAGGCTGGCCGGGGCGCACGGTGCCACCGCGCCGATGGTCGCCCAGGCCGTGCTCGCGGTGCTCCTGCACCACCTCGGCGCCGGCAACGACCTGACCATCGGCAGCCCCATCGAGGGGCGCGCCGACGAGCAGCTCGACGACCTCATCGGGTTCTTCGCCAACACGTGGGTGCTGCGCGCCGACCTGTCGCAGAACCCGTCGTTCGGCGACCTGCTGGACCAGGTGCGCGACCGGGCGCTGGCCGCCTACGACAACCAGGACGTTCCGTTCGAGCGCCTGGTCGAGCTGCTGAGCCCGGACCGCACCACCGCCTACCAGCCGCTGTTCCAGGTCATGCTGGCCTGGCAGTTCGAGTGGGGCCAGATCGAGGTCCCGGACCTGAAGATCACCCCCGTCCCGGCGGGCACCGGCACCGCCAAGTTCGACCTGTTCTTCAACATCGTCCCGGCCCCGTCCGGCGGTGCGTACGGCCGGCTCGAGTACGCGACGGAACTCTTCGACCACGCCACGGCCGAGTCCCTCGTCGACCGCTACGTGCGCGTCCTGCGCCAGGTGGTCGCCGACCCCGCGACGCGGCTCGGCGCGGTGGACGTCCTCACCGACACCGAACGCACCTGGCTGGCGAAGCTGAACGAGACGGCGGCGCCCGTGCAGGCGGCGACCGTGCACCGGCTGGTCGCCGAACGGGCGGCGCAGACCCCGGACGCCACCGCGGTGGTCTGCGGAACGACCGCGCTGTCGTACCGCGAACTGGACTCCCGGGCGGGCCGCCTGGCCGCGGCCCTGCGCGAGCACGGTGTCGGGCCCGACGTCCTGGTCGCCGTGGCGCTGCCGCGCTCCGCGGACCTCGCCGTCGCGCTGCTGGGCGTGCTCAAGGCCGGCGGCGCCTACCTGCCGGTCGACCCCAACTACCCGTCGGCGCGCGTCGGGCTGCTGCTCGACGTGGCCGAGCCGGCCCTGGTCCTGACCGGCGCGGACGCGGCGGACGCGGTGGCCGGCTGCCGGCCGCCGGTCCTCCACCTCGACGGCCTGGAGCTCGACGGCCCCGCCGTCGACGCCCCGGACGTCCGCACCGGGCCGGACGACCTGGCCTACGTGATGTTCACCTCGGGATCGACCGGCACCCCCAAGGGCGTCGCGATCACCCACGCCAGCGTGGTCAACGGCGTGCGGGACCTGCGCCGGATCACGCAGGTCGAGGCGGGCTCCCGGATGCTCGCCGCGACCTCGGTGAACTTTGACGTCTCCGTGTTCGAGATCTTCACCGCGCTCACCACCGGCGCGAGCGTCGAGATCGTCCGCGACGTCCTCGAACTCGCCGAACGCGGCAGCTGGTCGGGCACCACCATCAGCGCCGTCCCCGCGGTGTTCTCCGCGCTGCTCGACCAGATCGGCACCGGCGGCCCCGACAGCCTCGAACTCGACGTGGAAACCGTCGTCTTCGCCGGCGAGGCCCTCTCCGCCGACCTGGTCCGCAAGGTCCGCGGCGCGCTCCCCGGCGTGCGCGTCGTCAACGCCTACGGCCAGACCGAGAGCTTCTACGCCACCACGTACACGGTCCCGCAGGAGTCCGCCGACACCGGCGCGGTCCCGGTGGGACAGCCGCTGGCCAACATGCACACCTACGTCCTGGGCCCCGAGCTCACCCCGGTCCCGCCGGGCGTGATCGGCGAACTGTACGTCGGCGGCCTGCTCGCCCGCGGCTACTACCGCAACGGCGCCGTCACCGCCGAGCGGTTCGTCGCCAGCCCCTTCGGGCCCGCCGGCGCGCGCATGTACCGCACCGGCGACCTCGCCCAGTGGGACGAGAACGGCCGGCTGAAGTACGCGGGCCGCGCCGACACCCAGGTCAAGGTCAACGGCATCCGTGTCGAGCCGACCGAGATCGAGGCGGCCCTCGCCCAGCACCCCGCGATCGGCCAGGCCGTCGTGACGGTGTGCGAGGACCCGGCCGGCAAGACCCGGCTCGTGGGCTACGTCGCGCCCGTGGCCGCCGCGGACGGCGAGGCCGGCTTCGACGCCGGCTTCTCGGTGGCGGACCTGCGGCGCTTCGTGGCCAAGCGGCTGCCGGACTACATGGTGCCCGCCCTCCTCGTGGTGCTGGACCGGCTGCCGCTGAACGCCAACGGAAAGCTGGACCGGGCCGCGCTGCCCGAGCCGGAGTTCCCCAGCACCGCCTACCGGGCGCCGCGCAGCGAGGCCGAGCGGATCCTGGCCGAGGTGTACGCGGACGTGCTCGACGCCCAGCAGGTCGGCATCGACGACGACTTCTTCACCAGCGGCGGCGACAGCATCCGCTCGATCCAGGTCGTGGCGCGCGCCAAGACCCGCGGCGTCGTGGTCAGCACCCGGGAGATCTTCGAGAACCGCACCGTCGCCCGCCTCGCGGAGCTCGTCGAGGGCCGCGAAGAGGAAGAACGCGTGGTCCTCGCCGAGCTGCCGGGCGGCGGCGTGGGCTGGGCCCCGCTGCCGCCGACCGCCGCGCACGTGCTCGCCCTGGGCGGCGGCATCGGACGGTTCTGCATGTCCGCGCTGCTCACCCTGCCCGAGGACATCGACCGTGCGGGGCTCATCGCCACGCTGCAGACCGTCCTCGACCGGCACGACGCGCTGCGCTCCCGCCTCGACCGCACCAACCCGGGCCTGGTCATGCAGGAGCCCGGCAGCGTCGACGCCGCCGCGCTGGTGCGCGAGGTCCGCTATGCCGACGTCGACCCGAAGGCCGAACTCGACGCGGCCGCGGACCGGCTCGACCCGGACGCGGGCGTCATGGCGCAGTTCGTGTGGTTCACCTCCGACACGGAGGCCGACCGCCTGCTGATCGTCCTCAACCACCTGGTCGTGGACGGCGTGTCCTGGCGCGTGCTGGTACCGGACCTGGTGTCCGCGTGGCAGCAGGTCCGCGACGGCGCCACTGCCCCGCAGAACGCGGTCGGCACCTCGCTGCGCCGGTGGGTGCACGCCCTGGCGGACGAGGCGGCCACCCCGGAGCGGGTGGCGGAACTCCCCGTGTGGCAGGAGATCCTGAGCGGCGACGAGCCCGTCCTGGGCGCCCGGGACGTGGACCCCGCGGTCGACGTCACGGCCACCGTCGACACGGTGCGCATCCAGGTGCCCGCCGACGTCACCGAAGCCCTGCTCAACACGGTGCCGACGGTGTTCCGCGGCGGCGTCGACGACGGGCTGCTCGCCGGCCTCGCCCTCGCGCTGGCCCGCTGGCGCCGGGAGCGCGGCGTGGCCGGGGACTCGACGCTGGTGCGCCTCGAGGGCCACGGCCGCGAGGACCACCTGGTTCCCGGCGCGGACCTGTCGGGCACCATCGGCTGGTTCACCGCGATGTTCCCGGTCCGCCTCGACCTGGCGGGCATCGACGTGGCGGACGCGTTCGCCGGCGGCCCCGCCGCCGGACGCGCGGTCAAGGCCGTCAAGGAGCAGCTGCGCGCGGTGCCGGACAACGGCATGGGCTACGGCCTGCTGCGCCACCTCAACGCGCAGACCGCCGCCGCACTCGCCGGCCGGCGCGAACCGCGGATCGGCTTCAACTACCTGGGCCGGGCCTCCAGCGCGGACATCCCCGAGGAGCTGCGCGGCCTGGGCTGGACCCCGGACACCACGCACCGGGACCTGATCGCCGCCCCCGACGACGACATGCCGGTGCTCTCCGCCCTGGAGATCAACGCGGTGGCCACCAGCACCCTCGCCGGTGACGAGCTGACCGCCTACTTCGGCTTCCCGACGGGCGTCCTGTCCCGCGACGAGGTCACCGAGCTCGCCGGGCTGTGGGTCGAGGCCCTGACGGCCCTGGCGCGGCACGCCCAGGCCCCCGAGGCCGGCGGCCTGACTCCGAGCGACGCACCCCTGGTCAAGGTCGGGCAGGACGAGATCGACGGCTGGGAGGCCCGCTTCGGCAAACTGGCCAAGGTGTGGCCGACGACGCCGGTGCAGTCCGGCATGTTGTTCCACACGATGCTGGCCGGCTCCTCGTTCGACGCCTACCACATGCAGCTGGTGTTCCACCTGTCCGGCGACGTCGACCCGGAGCGGATGCACCGCGCCGGGCAGGCGCTGCTGGGCCGCTACGCCAGCCTGCGCGCCGCGTTCGTCAACCGGGCGGACGGCGACGTCGTCCAGGTGATCCCGGAGACGGTGACCCTGCCCTGGCAGCACCTCGACCTGAGGGCGGCCGACGAGGCGGAGCGCACCGAGACGTTCGAGCAGTTCCTCGCCGAGGACCGGGCCGCCCACTTCGACGTGGGCACCGCGCCGCTGATCCGGCTCGCGCTCGTCGTCCTGGAGTCCGGCCAGGCCGAACTCGTCCTGACCGCCCACCACGTCCTGATCGACGGCTGGTCCACGCCGCTGCTGCTGAAGGACCTGCTGCTGCTGTACGCGTCCGGCGGCGACGCGTCCGCGCTGCCCGCGACCCGCGACTTCGGCGAGTTCCTGACCTGGCGCGCCCGCCAGGACCAGGCGGAGTCCGCCCGGGTGTGGGCGGCCGAACTCGAAGGCGTCGAGGAGCCGACCCTGCTCGCCCCCGGCTCCGAGAGCGCCGGCGAGGACGGCGTCGACCAGGTCGAGATCACGCTCCCGGCCGACGAGGCACGGGCGCTGGGCAAGCGCGCCTCCGAGTGGGGCGTCACCATCAACACCCTGGTCCAGGGTGCCTGGGCGCTGCTCCTGGGCCAGCTCACCGGCCGCCAGGACGTGGTGTTCGGCGCCACCGTCTCCGGGCGTCCGCCCGAGGTGTCGGACGTCGGCTCGATGGTCGGGATGTTCATCAACACCCTGCCCGTCCGCGTCGAGTACGCGCCCGGCGACACCGTCGGCGAGGTCCTGAACCGGCTCCAGAGCCGGCAGGCCGGTCTCCTGGACCACCACTACTACGGGCTCACGGAGATCCAGCAGACCACCGGTCTGTCGTCGCTCTTCGACACGCTGGTCGTGTTCGAGTCGTACCCGGTCGACCGGGACGGTCTCAGCGCCGCCACCGAGGCCGCGGACGGCATCGCCTTCACGGGCCTGCGGGCCTGCACGGCCACCAACTACCAGCTGACGCTGATGGCGGCGGTCGACCCGCAGCTCCAGCTGATCCTCCAGTACGCGCAGAGCGTCTTCGACCGGGACGCCGTGGAGGTGCTCGCGGCCCGCCTCGTGCGCGTCCTGCGGCAGCTGGCGACCGGCCCCGGCCTGCGGGTCGCGGACGTCGACATCCTGGAGCCGGCCGAACGCGACCGGCTGCTCGCCGAGTACAACGACACGGCCGTCCCCACCGAGGGCGCCACGGTCAACGGGCTCGTCGAGGCCCAGGCGGCCCGCACCCCGGACGCGCTCGCCGTCGTCGCCGGCGACACCTCGCTCAGCTACCGCGAGCTGGACGCCCGGGCCAACCGCCTGGCGCGCGACCTGGCCGGCCGCGGCGTCGGCCCCGAGTCGGTGGTCGCGGTGTCCCTGCCGCGCACCGCGGACCTGGTGGTCGCCCTGCTCGCGGTCCTCAAGGCGGGCGGCGCCTACCTGCCGGTCGACCCCAAGTACCCCAGCCACCGCCTCGCGGCCATCCTCGAGGAGGCGCGTCCGGCACTCGTCCTGACGGACTCCGCGACGGCCCCGGTGCTGCCGGAGCACACCGCCCCGGACGTCTTCCTCGACCGGCTCGACCTGTCCGGGGACGACTCCGCCCCCGCCGTGGCGCTGCACGCGGACCAGCTGGCGTACGTGATGTACACCTCCGGTTCCACGGGCAAGCCCAAGGGCGTCGCCATCACCCACGCCAACGTGGTCAACGGCGTGCAGCGGCTCGCCGACCGGGTGGGCATGGCGGCCGGCAAGCGGCTCCTGGCCGGCACCTCGGTCAACTTCGACGTCTCGGCGTTCGAGATCTTCACGACCCTCACCTGCGGCGGCGTCGTCGAAGTGGTCCGCGACGTGCTGGTCCTGGGCGAGCGCAAGGAGGGCTGGAGCGGCGGCGTCATCTCCACCGTGCCGTCCGCCTTCGCCGAGCTCGTCGACGAGATCGCCGGCCGCACCACCGTGGAGACGGTCGTCTTCGCCGGCGAGGCCCTGCCCGCCTCGCTCGTCGACAAGACGCGCACCGCCTTCCCCGGCGTGCGGATCGTCAACGCCTACGGGCAGAGCGAGTCGTTCTACGCCACCACCTTCACCGTCACGGACGAGCTCCGGGACGGGGCGGGCAGCACGCCCGTCGGCACCCCCCTGGGCAACATGCGCGCCTACGTGCTGGGCGCCGGCCTCACCCCGGTACCGCCGGGCACGGTCGGCGAGCTGTACGTCGGCGGAAACGTCGGCCGCGGCTACCACGGCCGCCCCGAACTG